One Helicoverpa zea isolate HzStark_Cry1AcR chromosome 20, ilHelZeax1.1, whole genome shotgun sequence genomic region harbors:
- the LOC124640142 gene encoding transcription initiation factor IIA subunit 2 — translation MSYQLYRNTTIGNTLQESLDELIQYGQITPALAVKVLLQFDKSINLALSNRVKSRLTFKAGKLNTYRFCDNVWTFMLNDVEFREVQEVAKVDKVKIVACDGKNVDDRR, via the exons ATGTCATATCAATTATATAGAAACACCACGATCGGAAATACTTTACAAGAAAGCCTTGACGAATTGATACAa TATGGACAGATAACACCGGCGCTAGCAGTGAAAGTTCTGTTGCAATTCGACAAATCTATAAATTTGGCTCTATCTAACAGAGTGAAGTCAAGGCTAACCTTCAAAGcaggaaaattaaatacttatag GTTTTGTGATAACGTGTGGACTTTCATGTTGAATGATGTGGAATTTCGTGAAGTACAAGAAGTTGCTAAAGTTGACAAAGTGAAAATCGTAGCGTGTGATGGCAAAA ATGTTGACGACCGAAGATAG